Proteins encoded within one genomic window of Micromonospora halotolerans:
- a CDS encoding low temperature requirement protein A — MPIGEAQRTTPFEVFFDLVFAFAFIRVATFMAGSPTPLVLAQGLVFLMLLWWPFTTFAWLANRVRADVGLVRAGLVVVMAAMFVAGLVIPDAWGHGRWAVSEALTVAVAYMLIRTAFYLLNWHVAVVNPRIPAPGFRYAIPIAGGWIPLLFGAVLGGATQTLLWAAAFLIDCLGTACVSVFSRDRFRLRSASHLCDRHGLLLIIALGESLIAVGAGAGSAVTLWPVLIAALLAVANATALWWLYFENAAAPAGQALARLPDQDRVRPAINAYSLAHFPLIAGIIYLALGIELVLEHLARHPSQHPAGAPLDWTSTAALFGGPVVYLIGRSLFLRFTVGHTPRAQIVAAGIMLALLPVARSLPALGAFGVITAVLAALVCYERIMWQPTAGAR; from the coding sequence GTGCCGATTGGCGAGGCCCAACGCACCACCCCGTTTGAGGTCTTCTTCGACCTGGTGTTCGCGTTCGCCTTCATCCGCGTGGCCACGTTCATGGCAGGGTCGCCGACGCCGCTCGTCCTGGCGCAGGGCCTGGTGTTCCTGATGCTGCTGTGGTGGCCCTTCACTACCTTTGCCTGGCTGGCCAACCGGGTCCGCGCCGACGTGGGCCTGGTGCGCGCCGGGCTGGTCGTGGTGATGGCCGCAATGTTCGTGGCCGGCTTGGTCATCCCGGACGCGTGGGGGCACGGCAGGTGGGCGGTGTCCGAAGCGCTGACGGTGGCGGTGGCGTACATGTTGATCCGGACCGCCTTTTACCTACTCAATTGGCACGTGGCCGTCGTTAACCCGCGAATCCCGGCGCCCGGCTTCCGCTATGCCATCCCGATCGCGGGGGGCTGGATTCCGCTGCTGTTCGGGGCGGTGCTCGGCGGCGCCACACAAACGCTGTTGTGGGCCGCAGCGTTCCTCATCGACTGCCTCGGTACCGCGTGCGTCTCGGTGTTCAGCAGAGACCGATTTCGGTTGCGCAGTGCTAGCCACCTGTGCGACCGGCATGGCCTGTTACTGATTATCGCCCTGGGCGAGTCGCTGATCGCGGTGGGCGCCGGCGCCGGATCGGCGGTCACCCTGTGGCCGGTCCTGATCGCCGCACTGCTCGCCGTGGCCAATGCCACGGCCCTGTGGTGGCTGTACTTCGAGAACGCCGCCGCGCCGGCCGGACAGGCCCTGGCGCGCCTCCCCGACCAGGACCGCGTCCGGCCTGCCATCAACGCCTACAGCCTGGCCCACTTCCCGCTCATCGCCGGGATCATCTACCTGGCCCTGGGCATCGAACTGGTCCTCGAGCACCTGGCCCGCCACCCGTCGCAGCATCCTGCCGGGGCGCCGCTGGATTGGACCTCCACAGCAGCCCTGTTCGGCGGCCCGGTCGTCTACCTCATCGGCCGGAGCCTGTTCCTCCGTTTCACCGTCGGACACACCCCACGCGCCCAAATCGTCGCGGCCGGCATCATGCTCGCACTGCTTCCCGTCGCCCGGAGCCTGCCCGCCCTCGGCGCCTTCGGCGTCATCACCGCTGTCCTCGCCGCCCTCGTCTGCTACGAACGCATCATGTGGCAGCCGACCGCAGGTGCCAGATGA
- a CDS encoding type ISP restriction/modification enzyme, whose product MDRAVRDFGAACASKLAGPGEREAAIRRPIEVLLGAAGEQLGVTAVFHDEVRDTERQVRPDYGVSVGGAITGYVEIKAPGKSIDPGGLRGHDRVQWERQRDLPNLLYTNGTEWRLYRDRELVEAPVRFTGSLDSGSVTAPLAFEKLLTEFLRWKPAPITSVGALVRAVAPLTRLLRGEVLDQLAAERKAVREGKEREVQPFLGLAQDWRRMLFPQADDATFADGYAQTVTFALLLARTNSITVTEHSLHTIGEQLRAEHSLMGRALQLLTDDLARDFKVTLDLLARVVDAVDWTRVRRGRRDTYLHLYEHFLDEYDPELRKASGSYYTPVELVEQMVRLTDNVLVSRLDKPRGFAAPDVLTVDPAMGTGTYLQTVLERIARVAEAHDGPGAVAGAVSLAAERVIGFELQMGPYAVAELRAADLLASHGAAPPPGGMKLFVTNTLDDPHASDVQLGSGLQLIARARRKANAIKARANVTVVIGNPPYAELANGDGGWVENGTTGLDSKRRAPALLEDWYAPGIARFKAKLKNLYVYFWRWATWKVWESTRDQVDGDAGVICFVTTSGYLSGPAFTGMREYLRRYASEGWIIDLTPEGQTPDIPTRIFPGVRQQLAIGIFVRTADATRDKPALIHHRSLTGRREDKLAALAEVQLDDDGWRDCRTEWDAPLTPAAMSSWDTYPALDDLMPWYSPGLFPTRTWVYAPSPDVLSRRWAMLVGETDRERKAELFKEGRDANLVKVKPRLPGDDTHPNPSVPVIDEVEPAALLVRVGYRAFDRQWVLADPRLMDMPRRDLWSARVPGQVFVIEQHRKTIRSGPALVFTSLIPDFDYFKGSEGGRTLPYLHPGGTPNLAPGLLAALAERLGLEATAADVLAYIAAITAHPAFTATFTDELTTPGVRVPVTTDPALWRNAVDIGNQVLWLHTYGEAFTAAERPAGLIRFPSGDARQPLSRVPVTTVPETISYDSQRQVIAVGDGEFGPVGTDVWDYSVGGRNIIKSWFNYRKKEPAGRRGSPLDDVHVSAWEPKWTGEFIDLLTVLTRLVELEPAQAELLAAVLAGDIIHRDQLVAAGVRWPSGSTDRKPLYSLASDQQKAATNGVARLL is encoded by the coding sequence TTGGATAGGGCCGTCCGCGACTTCGGTGCGGCCTGTGCTTCAAAGCTCGCCGGTCCTGGCGAGCGTGAAGCCGCAATCCGCAGGCCGATCGAAGTGCTTCTCGGAGCCGCCGGCGAGCAGCTGGGCGTGACGGCCGTCTTTCACGATGAGGTCCGCGACACCGAACGACAGGTTCGGCCGGACTACGGAGTCAGTGTCGGCGGGGCGATCACCGGGTACGTGGAGATCAAGGCACCCGGCAAGAGCATCGATCCAGGCGGGCTGCGCGGCCATGACCGGGTGCAGTGGGAGCGCCAACGCGACCTGCCGAACCTGCTCTACACCAACGGCACGGAATGGCGGCTCTACCGCGATCGGGAGTTGGTCGAGGCACCGGTACGGTTCACTGGCAGCCTCGATAGCGGAAGTGTCACCGCCCCACTGGCTTTCGAGAAGCTGCTCACCGAGTTCCTGAGGTGGAAGCCCGCACCGATCACCAGCGTCGGGGCGCTGGTGCGCGCGGTTGCCCCGCTCACGCGGCTATTGCGCGGCGAGGTCCTGGACCAGCTTGCCGCCGAGCGGAAGGCGGTCCGGGAAGGGAAAGAGCGCGAGGTTCAGCCGTTCCTAGGACTGGCGCAGGACTGGCGGCGGATGCTGTTCCCCCAGGCTGACGACGCCACATTCGCCGACGGATACGCGCAGACGGTGACGTTCGCGCTACTGCTGGCCCGCACTAACTCGATCACCGTCACTGAGCATTCACTGCACACAATCGGCGAGCAGCTCCGTGCCGAGCACTCACTGATGGGCCGGGCGTTGCAGCTACTCACCGACGACCTCGCCCGTGACTTCAAGGTCACCCTTGATCTGCTCGCCCGGGTCGTCGACGCCGTTGACTGGACGAGGGTCCGGAGAGGCCGGCGCGACACCTACCTGCACCTGTATGAGCACTTCCTCGACGAGTACGACCCCGAGCTGCGGAAGGCATCAGGGTCGTACTACACCCCGGTCGAGCTAGTCGAGCAGATGGTCAGGCTGACCGACAACGTCCTCGTCTCCCGGCTGGACAAGCCGCGTGGCTTCGCCGCCCCCGACGTGCTCACTGTTGACCCCGCAATGGGCACCGGCACATACCTTCAAACCGTTCTTGAGCGAATCGCCAGGGTCGCTGAAGCTCACGACGGCCCGGGGGCAGTAGCCGGCGCAGTCAGCCTGGCTGCTGAGCGCGTAATCGGCTTCGAGCTTCAGATGGGTCCGTACGCGGTAGCCGAGCTGCGCGCCGCAGACCTGCTTGCGTCGCACGGCGCGGCTCCGCCACCCGGGGGAATGAAGTTGTTTGTCACCAACACGCTCGACGACCCGCACGCCAGTGACGTCCAACTCGGCTCGGGACTGCAACTCATTGCCCGTGCCAGGCGCAAGGCCAACGCGATCAAGGCCCGCGCGAACGTGACCGTAGTCATCGGAAATCCTCCGTACGCGGAACTCGCCAACGGCGACGGCGGCTGGGTGGAGAACGGCACGACTGGTCTCGACAGCAAGCGTCGCGCTCCGGCCCTGCTAGAGGATTGGTATGCCCCGGGGATCGCGCGGTTCAAGGCGAAGCTGAAAAACCTCTACGTCTACTTCTGGCGCTGGGCGACATGGAAGGTGTGGGAGTCGACCCGCGACCAGGTCGACGGGGACGCAGGCGTGATCTGCTTCGTCACCACCTCCGGCTACCTTTCCGGGCCGGCCTTCACCGGCATGCGCGAGTACCTGCGCCGCTACGCCTCTGAGGGCTGGATCATCGACCTCACGCCCGAGGGACAGACCCCGGACATCCCGACCCGGATCTTCCCCGGCGTCCGGCAACAGCTCGCCATCGGCATCTTCGTTCGAACCGCCGACGCCACCCGGGACAAGCCGGCACTGATTCATCACCGCAGCCTGACCGGCCGCAGAGAGGACAAACTAGCCGCGCTGGCCGAGGTGCAGCTCGACGACGACGGCTGGCGAGACTGCCGGACCGAGTGGGACGCCCCGCTTACCCCGGCCGCCATGAGTAGCTGGGACACCTACCCCGCGCTTGACGACTTGATGCCCTGGTACTCCCCAGGGCTGTTTCCGACCCGCACATGGGTCTACGCGCCCAGCCCAGACGTGCTGAGCCGGCGGTGGGCGATGCTGGTTGGTGAGACGGACCGAGAGCGTAAGGCCGAGCTGTTCAAGGAAGGCCGCGACGCCAACCTCGTGAAGGTGAAGCCTCGCCTGCCCGGTGACGACACACATCCGAACCCAAGCGTCCCGGTGATCGACGAAGTCGAACCGGCCGCCCTCCTCGTGCGGGTTGGCTACCGGGCCTTCGATCGGCAATGGGTGCTCGCCGATCCACGCCTCATGGACATGCCCCGCCGTGATCTCTGGTCAGCTCGGGTGCCCGGCCAGGTGTTTGTCATCGAACAGCACCGCAAGACCATTCGGTCTGGCCCGGCGCTCGTCTTCACTTCACTGATTCCAGACTTCGACTACTTCAAGGGATCGGAAGGCGGTCGAACGCTGCCCTACCTGCACCCGGGCGGTACCCCGAATCTCGCCCCAGGGCTTCTAGCCGCACTGGCCGAACGGCTCGGCCTGGAGGCCACCGCCGCAGACGTCCTTGCCTACATCGCCGCCATTACGGCTCACCCGGCCTTCACCGCCACCTTCACCGATGAACTCACCACGCCCGGAGTCCGAGTACCCGTCACCACCGATCCCGCGCTTTGGCGCAACGCAGTTGATATCGGCAACCAGGTCCTGTGGCTACACACCTACGGCGAAGCGTTCACCGCCGCGGAGCGGCCGGCCGGCTTGATTCGGTTCCCCTCCGGTGATGCACGGCAACCGCTGTCGCGCGTTCCGGTCACGACGGTGCCAGAGACGATCAGCTACGACTCGCAACGCCAGGTCATCGCCGTCGGCGACGGAGAGTTCGGGCCAGTCGGGACGGACGTGTGGGATTACTCCGTCGGTGGCCGGAACATCATCAAATCGTGGTTCAACTACCGAAAGAAGGAGCCGGCCGGGCGACGCGGGTCCCCGCTCGATGACGTGCACGTAAGCGCCTGGGAGCCGAAATGGACAGGCGAATTCATCGACCTGCTAACCGTCCTGACCCGGCTCGTCGAGCTGGAGCCCGCCCAGGCCGAACTCCTCGCCGCAGTGCTGGCTGGTGACATCATCCATCGTGACCAGCTGGTGGCCGCCGGCGTCCGTTGGCCCAGTGGCTCGACAGACCGCAAACCCCTGTACAGCCTAGCCAGTGATCAACAAAAGGCAGCGACCAATGGTGTCGCACGCTTGCTGTAA
- a CDS encoding DUF3592 domain-containing protein has protein sequence MDEGWEQLHPRRRNLIGALIALAVGATFMCCTALYNGTTAIGLANRGLTTDATVVQVDRFQRGTKVTVEFTAQSGDTLSAECTSCSPNLDEGDRVRIRYNPDDLAPGVEDAENHGARRVAVFTLVAAAVLLSAAGFVGWRLSRDRPPV, from the coding sequence GTGGACGAAGGTTGGGAACAACTTCACCCGCGACGACGCAACCTGATCGGCGCGCTGATCGCCCTGGCCGTGGGTGCCACCTTCATGTGCTGCACTGCCCTCTACAACGGCACGACCGCGATCGGCCTCGCAAACCGCGGCCTCACCACAGACGCCACCGTCGTCCAAGTCGACCGTTTTCAACGCGGCACCAAGGTCACCGTCGAGTTCACCGCCCAGAGCGGCGACACCCTGAGCGCGGAGTGTACGAGCTGCAGCCCCAACCTCGACGAGGGCGACCGGGTACGCATCCGCTACAACCCCGACGACCTTGCCCCAGGGGTGGAGGACGCTGAAAATCATGGCGCGCGACGCGTCGCCGTGTTCACACTCGTGGCCGCCGCCGTCCTGCTGTCGGCGGCTGGGTTCGTCGGATGGCGCCTTTCCCGGGACCGCCCACCCGTTTGA